In a single window of the Neodiprion virginianus isolate iyNeoVirg1 chromosome 1, iyNeoVirg1.1, whole genome shotgun sequence genome:
- the LOC124308934 gene encoding uncharacterized protein LOC124308934 isoform X2, whose product MVDNNCIIEGNVKFRDGKKWKSRWCVMRKLSPVADCLHLQLYGDSKDRYKQGQTKASLSLQHFLGVESGFTLDKESNTIAIICQDVTVVLAFDTRERLIQWQVKISNNLGEDQQFLILISSAPTKAKLLSGPAHMHIQNRRFCITTGVPPRLAGVWEIAHLRRYGVVEGRFCFEGGSRCGRGEGLHVLVTDQGDDIIKTLQLAAEGKLSTRKRPTARELAACDSPRRQFSRSETRVSDSFPSLLYNTGSYEGQCDNCKNEGSPYWSSTESRQQTDLDSDYGCRDASISELHDQPGEWHSCSIVQGNNSMLERCSSCISKLGTLSKSSTSGTTSTMTHSSSPAPLGGCQQPLRAFDRLSLSSYSSSSHESDYSVSQQAECHCVSSKVFQTQNPQNFAPKQLVSPPRPPKPHSSCVRKAKKPPMPLPQPEYPCSCSTKPPAVQNNIANTTGPYENYDVPKTIIRHALSMERTSSTDQYYDTPRKIKEILALPKMYANYDTPLVPQAVALQQCGCPTKLTSQSPRTSACPCHNVMSWAGFVLPYCRRGAGIVLDAVHPVRLSGEGKMPVVNANGEIAVYATSDKSTEDDHGPETAKEKCGCQSESTGVDNNYANIEPVIDTQPESKQINYANIDFTQSLEHYENSKDVLAKAGISRDEAAKFSEELKESEASEVNENTKFCTKCGHAKDGENDYLMMNPEKEMPKKPYPGYLAMQPAHNACSKEVLSRICSTGKSSSNPTLTGSQLIEGSKKRSESEYRVPGSAMLSSPYLRRRLLDSANSTEASDSESKPYHDSEETSASSPQPCSIKIRRSSSVPSKTGHNRDSSSSNDSGVSTGSLSHRGTEFGEFELPIITTTSARRHLISISHKSTPPVCFHNSLPRKSKSSDPLRELSFQFQKLKIPTKSSSAEGDIPACVPKGTKGFSSPGEVSATPYTDSRSTSSGTSDMSDYIETLSLSSHSSSDTPDNLRLGGRQVATTLRPRSGKEYYKIDRSILVEQGRTLTGPTSNYANITPVLEKSESPSPGYMSSSSYDQPQPVRDHFLFPEQA is encoded by the exons ATGGTGGATAACAATTGCATTATCGAGGGAAACGTCAAGTTTCGGGATGGCAAGAAG TGGAAGTCAAGGTGGTGCGTCATGAGAAAATTGTCCCCTGTGGCAG aCTGCTTACACTTACAACTTTACGGAGATAGCAAAGACCGATACAAACAAGGTCAAACCAAGGCCTCGCTTAGCTTACAACACTTTCTTGGGGTAGAAAGTGGATTTACCCTTGACAAAGAATCTAACACAATTGCCATTATTTGCCAAGATGTTACGGTAGTTCTTGCTTTCGATACTCGTGAGAGACTAATACAGTGGCAAGTCAAGATATCCAACAATTTGGGCGAAG ATCAACAATTCCTGATTCTCATCTCCTCGGCACCGACAAAAGCGAAGCTTTTAAGCGGCCCAGCACATATGCACATACAAAATCGTCGCTTCTGTATTACCACTGGAGTACCGCCAAGGCTCGCTGGGGTTTGGGAAATTGCACATCTTCGTCGTTATGGGGTCGTTGAGGGAAGATTTTGTTTTGAGGGAGGCTCAAGATGCGGCCGTGGAGAAGGCCTGCACGTTCTTGTTACAGATCAAGGAGATGACATTATAAAAACCTTGCAATTGGCAGCCGAAGGAAAGCTCAGTACTCGAAAAAGACCAACTGCTCGTGAACTTGCAGCATGTGACAGTCCCAGAAGGCAATTTTCTCGATCTGAAACAAGGGTTAGTGATTCCTTTCCATCATTGCTGTATAATACAGGATCCTACGAAGGGCAGTGCGACAACTGCAAAAATGAAGGCTCGCCGTACTGGTCCTCGACTGAAAGCAGGCAGCAGACAGATTTGGACAGTGATTACGGGTGTCGGGATGCTTCCATATCAGAATTACATGATCAACCAGGAGAGTGGCACAGCTGCTCAATTGTCCAAGGAAATAATTCAATGCTTGAAAGATGCTCCAGCTGTATCAGCAAATTGGGAACACTTTCCAAGTCATCTACATCGGGCACAACTTCGACAATGACTCACTCTAGTAGTCCTGCTCCACTTGGGGGTTGTCAGCAACCACTTCGAGCGTTTGACAGACTGTCGCTCTCTTCCTATAGCAGCAGTAGTCATGAAAGTGATTACTCGGTGTCCCAACAGGCAGAGTGTCATTGCGTGTCTAGTAAAGTTTTCCAAACTCAAAACCCGCAGAACTTTGCTCCTAAGCAGTTAGTCTCTCCTCCCAGACCGCCGAAGCCACATTCTTCGTGTGTTAGAAAAGCTAAGAAGCCTCCGATGCCACTTCCACAACCAGAATATCCTTGTTCTTGCTCAACAAAGCCACCAGCAGTTCAAAACAACATAGCCAATACAACTGGGCCATATGAAAACTATGATGTTCCAAAAACAATAATTCGCCACGCATTGTCTATGGAACGAACTTCATCCACTGATCAGTATTACGATACGCCTAGAAAAATCAAGGAAATTCTTGCGTTGCCAAAAATGTATGCAAATTACGACACTCCGCTTGTGCCACAAGCAGTTGCTTTACAACAGTGTGGCTGTCCTACCAAGCTGACTTCTCAATCCCCGCGTACATCCGCTTGTCCATGTCACAACGTAATGAGCTGGGCTGGTTTTGTTTTACCCTACTGTCGTCGAGGGGCAGGCATTGTGTTAGATGCCGTGCATCCAGTACGGCTGTCTGGTGAAGGGAAGATGCCGGTTGTGAACGCCAATGGAGAAATAGCGGTTTATGCAACAAGTGACAAAAGTACTGAAGATGATCATGGTCCTGAAACTGCTAAAGAAAAGTGTGGCTGTCAGAGTGAAAGTACCGGAGTTGATAACAATTATGCAAACATTGAACCGGTAATAGATACGCAACCAGAATCAAAGCAGATAAATTATGCAAATATTGATTTTACCCAATCTTTAGAACACTATGAAAACAGCAAGGATGTTTTAGCCAAAGCAGGAATATCACGAGATGAGGCAGCCAAGTTTTCCGAAGAGTTGAAGGAATCTGAAGCTTCCGAggtaaatgaaaatacaaagtTCTGCACCAAATGTGGGCATGCAAAAGATGGAGAGAATGATTACTTGATGATGAACCCAGAGAAAGAAATGCCGAAGAAGCCGTACCCTGGGTACTTAGCGATGCAACCGGCCCACAACGCTTGTTCCAAAGAAGTTTTATCCAGAATTTGCAGCACCGGAAAGAGCAGTAGTAATCCAACTTTGACTGGATCCCAATTAATAGAAGGAAGCAAAAAAAGATCTGAATCTGAATATCGAGTACCTGGATCAGCGATGTTATCTAGTCCCTACCTCAGGCGCCGACTCTTGGACTCCGCAAATAGCACAGAGGCTTCTG ATTCAGAGTCGAAACCTTATCACGACAGCGAGGAGACTTCCGCGTCATCTCCTCAGCCGtgttcaataaaaattcgacGCTCATCTTCTGTACCATCAAAGACGGGACATAACCGCGACTCTTCGAGCAGCAACGACTCTGGCGTATCGACTGGCTCTCTGAGTCACAGAGGAACTGAATTTGGGGAATTCGAACTACCCATAATTACTACTACTTCAGCAAGAAGACATTTGATATCAATATCCCACAAAAGTACCCCTCCAGTCTGCTTCCATAACAGTCTACcaagaaaatcaaaatccaGTGACCCACTTCGCGAGCTTtcctttcaatttcaaaaactaaaaatacCAACGAAATCTTCATCTGCCGAAGGAGACATACCTGCCTGTGTTCCCAAAGGCACAAAAGGTTTCAGTAGCCCAGGCGAAGTATCCGCTACACCGTACACAGATTCTCGAAGTACAAGCAGCGGTACATCCGATATGTCTGATTACATCGAAACATTATCTTTGTCCTCGCATTCATCATCAGATACCCCAGACAATCTTAG ATTGGGTGGACGTCAGGTGGCCACAACTCTTCGGCCGCGTAGCGGAAaggaatattataaaatagatCGGAGCATCTTGGTGGAACAAGGCCGTACATTGACAGGGCCAACTTCCAACTATGCCAATATTACACCTGTCCTTGAAAAAAGTGAATCTCCGTCACCGGGATATATGAGCAGCTCGTCATACGATCAGCCGCAACCAGTGCGTGATCACTTTCTCTTTCCTGAG CAGGCCTGA
- the LOC124308934 gene encoding uncharacterized protein LOC124308934 isoform X1 encodes MVDNNCIIEGNVKFRDGKKWKSRWCVMRKLSPVADCLHLQLYGDSKDRYKQGQTKASLSLQHFLGVESGFTLDKESNTIAIICQDVTVVLAFDTRERLIQWQVKISNNLGEDQQFLILISSAPTKAKLLSGPAHMHIQNRRFCITTGVPPRLAGVWEIAHLRRYGVVEGRFCFEGGSRCGRGEGLHVLVTDQGDDIIKTLQLAAEGKLSTRKRPTARELAACDSPRRQFSRSETRVSDSFPSLLYNTGSYEGQCDNCKNEGSPYWSSTESRQQTDLDSDYGCRDASISELHDQPGEWHSCSIVQGNNSMLERCSSCISKLGTLSKSSTSGTTSTMTHSSSPAPLGGCQQPLRAFDRLSLSSYSSSSHESDYSVSQQAECHCVSSKVFQTQNPQNFAPKQLVSPPRPPKPHSSCVRKAKKPPMPLPQPEYPCSCSTKPPAVQNNIANTTGPYENYDVPKTIIRHALSMERTSSTDQYYDTPRKIKEILALPKMYANYDTPLVPQAVALQQCGCPTKLTSQSPRTSACPCHNVMSWAGFVLPYCRRGAGIVLDAVHPVRLSGEGKMPVVNANGEIAVYATSDKSTEDDHGPETAKEKCGCQSESTGVDNNYANIEPVIDTQPESKQINYANIDFTQSLEHYENSKDVLAKAGISRDEAAKFSEELKESEASEVNENTKFCTKCGHAKDGENDYLMMNPEKEMPKKPYPGYLAMQPAHNACSKEVLSRICSTGKSSSNPTLTGSQLIEGSKKRSESEYRVPGSAMLSSPYLRRRLLDSANSTEASGNIGLLARKRSYSAESAHYTNDEKLTLFPSNLTIHKCSSEADKELLMNKDRRTLCVDSESKPYHDSEETSASSPQPCSIKIRRSSSVPSKTGHNRDSSSSNDSGVSTGSLSHRGTEFGEFELPIITTTSARRHLISISHKSTPPVCFHNSLPRKSKSSDPLRELSFQFQKLKIPTKSSSAEGDIPACVPKGTKGFSSPGEVSATPYTDSRSTSSGTSDMSDYIETLSLSSHSSSDTPDNLRLGGRQVATTLRPRSGKEYYKIDRSILVEQGRTLTGPTSNYANITPVLEKSESPSPGYMSSSSYDQPQPVRDHFLFPEQA; translated from the exons ATGGTGGATAACAATTGCATTATCGAGGGAAACGTCAAGTTTCGGGATGGCAAGAAG TGGAAGTCAAGGTGGTGCGTCATGAGAAAATTGTCCCCTGTGGCAG aCTGCTTACACTTACAACTTTACGGAGATAGCAAAGACCGATACAAACAAGGTCAAACCAAGGCCTCGCTTAGCTTACAACACTTTCTTGGGGTAGAAAGTGGATTTACCCTTGACAAAGAATCTAACACAATTGCCATTATTTGCCAAGATGTTACGGTAGTTCTTGCTTTCGATACTCGTGAGAGACTAATACAGTGGCAAGTCAAGATATCCAACAATTTGGGCGAAG ATCAACAATTCCTGATTCTCATCTCCTCGGCACCGACAAAAGCGAAGCTTTTAAGCGGCCCAGCACATATGCACATACAAAATCGTCGCTTCTGTATTACCACTGGAGTACCGCCAAGGCTCGCTGGGGTTTGGGAAATTGCACATCTTCGTCGTTATGGGGTCGTTGAGGGAAGATTTTGTTTTGAGGGAGGCTCAAGATGCGGCCGTGGAGAAGGCCTGCACGTTCTTGTTACAGATCAAGGAGATGACATTATAAAAACCTTGCAATTGGCAGCCGAAGGAAAGCTCAGTACTCGAAAAAGACCAACTGCTCGTGAACTTGCAGCATGTGACAGTCCCAGAAGGCAATTTTCTCGATCTGAAACAAGGGTTAGTGATTCCTTTCCATCATTGCTGTATAATACAGGATCCTACGAAGGGCAGTGCGACAACTGCAAAAATGAAGGCTCGCCGTACTGGTCCTCGACTGAAAGCAGGCAGCAGACAGATTTGGACAGTGATTACGGGTGTCGGGATGCTTCCATATCAGAATTACATGATCAACCAGGAGAGTGGCACAGCTGCTCAATTGTCCAAGGAAATAATTCAATGCTTGAAAGATGCTCCAGCTGTATCAGCAAATTGGGAACACTTTCCAAGTCATCTACATCGGGCACAACTTCGACAATGACTCACTCTAGTAGTCCTGCTCCACTTGGGGGTTGTCAGCAACCACTTCGAGCGTTTGACAGACTGTCGCTCTCTTCCTATAGCAGCAGTAGTCATGAAAGTGATTACTCGGTGTCCCAACAGGCAGAGTGTCATTGCGTGTCTAGTAAAGTTTTCCAAACTCAAAACCCGCAGAACTTTGCTCCTAAGCAGTTAGTCTCTCCTCCCAGACCGCCGAAGCCACATTCTTCGTGTGTTAGAAAAGCTAAGAAGCCTCCGATGCCACTTCCACAACCAGAATATCCTTGTTCTTGCTCAACAAAGCCACCAGCAGTTCAAAACAACATAGCCAATACAACTGGGCCATATGAAAACTATGATGTTCCAAAAACAATAATTCGCCACGCATTGTCTATGGAACGAACTTCATCCACTGATCAGTATTACGATACGCCTAGAAAAATCAAGGAAATTCTTGCGTTGCCAAAAATGTATGCAAATTACGACACTCCGCTTGTGCCACAAGCAGTTGCTTTACAACAGTGTGGCTGTCCTACCAAGCTGACTTCTCAATCCCCGCGTACATCCGCTTGTCCATGTCACAACGTAATGAGCTGGGCTGGTTTTGTTTTACCCTACTGTCGTCGAGGGGCAGGCATTGTGTTAGATGCCGTGCATCCAGTACGGCTGTCTGGTGAAGGGAAGATGCCGGTTGTGAACGCCAATGGAGAAATAGCGGTTTATGCAACAAGTGACAAAAGTACTGAAGATGATCATGGTCCTGAAACTGCTAAAGAAAAGTGTGGCTGTCAGAGTGAAAGTACCGGAGTTGATAACAATTATGCAAACATTGAACCGGTAATAGATACGCAACCAGAATCAAAGCAGATAAATTATGCAAATATTGATTTTACCCAATCTTTAGAACACTATGAAAACAGCAAGGATGTTTTAGCCAAAGCAGGAATATCACGAGATGAGGCAGCCAAGTTTTCCGAAGAGTTGAAGGAATCTGAAGCTTCCGAggtaaatgaaaatacaaagtTCTGCACCAAATGTGGGCATGCAAAAGATGGAGAGAATGATTACTTGATGATGAACCCAGAGAAAGAAATGCCGAAGAAGCCGTACCCTGGGTACTTAGCGATGCAACCGGCCCACAACGCTTGTTCCAAAGAAGTTTTATCCAGAATTTGCAGCACCGGAAAGAGCAGTAGTAATCCAACTTTGACTGGATCCCAATTAATAGAAGGAAGCAAAAAAAGATCTGAATCTGAATATCGAGTACCTGGATCAGCGATGTTATCTAGTCCCTACCTCAGGCGCCGACTCTTGGACTCCGCAAATAGCACAGAGGCTTCTGGTAATATTGGTCTACTAGCAAGGAAGAGATCATATTCTGCAGAATCTGCACATTATACGAATGACGAAAAACTTACTTTGTTCCCTTCAAATCTGACAATTCACAAGTGTTCCAGCGAGGCTGATAAAGAGTTACTGATGAATAAAGATAGACGAACTTTGTGCGTAGATTCAGAGTCGAAACCTTATCACGACAGCGAGGAGACTTCCGCGTCATCTCCTCAGCCGtgttcaataaaaattcgacGCTCATCTTCTGTACCATCAAAGACGGGACATAACCGCGACTCTTCGAGCAGCAACGACTCTGGCGTATCGACTGGCTCTCTGAGTCACAGAGGAACTGAATTTGGGGAATTCGAACTACCCATAATTACTACTACTTCAGCAAGAAGACATTTGATATCAATATCCCACAAAAGTACCCCTCCAGTCTGCTTCCATAACAGTCTACcaagaaaatcaaaatccaGTGACCCACTTCGCGAGCTTtcctttcaatttcaaaaactaaaaatacCAACGAAATCTTCATCTGCCGAAGGAGACATACCTGCCTGTGTTCCCAAAGGCACAAAAGGTTTCAGTAGCCCAGGCGAAGTATCCGCTACACCGTACACAGATTCTCGAAGTACAAGCAGCGGTACATCCGATATGTCTGATTACATCGAAACATTATCTTTGTCCTCGCATTCATCATCAGATACCCCAGACAATCTTAG ATTGGGTGGACGTCAGGTGGCCACAACTCTTCGGCCGCGTAGCGGAAaggaatattataaaatagatCGGAGCATCTTGGTGGAACAAGGCCGTACATTGACAGGGCCAACTTCCAACTATGCCAATATTACACCTGTCCTTGAAAAAAGTGAATCTCCGTCACCGGGATATATGAGCAGCTCGTCATACGATCAGCCGCAACCAGTGCGTGATCACTTTCTCTTTCCTGAG CAGGCCTGA
- the LOC124308934 gene encoding uncharacterized protein LOC124308934 isoform X3 has translation MHIQNRRFCITTGVPPRLAGVWEIAHLRRYGVVEGRFCFEGGSRCGRGEGLHVLVTDQGDDIIKTLQLAAEGKLSTRKRPTARELAACDSPRRQFSRSETRVSDSFPSLLYNTGSYEGQCDNCKNEGSPYWSSTESRQQTDLDSDYGCRDASISELHDQPGEWHSCSIVQGNNSMLERCSSCISKLGTLSKSSTSGTTSTMTHSSSPAPLGGCQQPLRAFDRLSLSSYSSSSHESDYSVSQQAECHCVSSKVFQTQNPQNFAPKQLVSPPRPPKPHSSCVRKAKKPPMPLPQPEYPCSCSTKPPAVQNNIANTTGPYENYDVPKTIIRHALSMERTSSTDQYYDTPRKIKEILALPKMYANYDTPLVPQAVALQQCGCPTKLTSQSPRTSACPCHNVMSWAGFVLPYCRRGAGIVLDAVHPVRLSGEGKMPVVNANGEIAVYATSDKSTEDDHGPETAKEKCGCQSESTGVDNNYANIEPVIDTQPESKQINYANIDFTQSLEHYENSKDVLAKAGISRDEAAKFSEELKESEASEVNENTKFCTKCGHAKDGENDYLMMNPEKEMPKKPYPGYLAMQPAHNACSKEVLSRICSTGKSSSNPTLTGSQLIEGSKKRSESEYRVPGSAMLSSPYLRRRLLDSANSTEASGNIGLLARKRSYSAESAHYTNDEKLTLFPSNLTIHKCSSEADKELLMNKDRRTLCVDSESKPYHDSEETSASSPQPCSIKIRRSSSVPSKTGHNRDSSSSNDSGVSTGSLSHRGTEFGEFELPIITTTSARRHLISISHKSTPPVCFHNSLPRKSKSSDPLRELSFQFQKLKIPTKSSSAEGDIPACVPKGTKGFSSPGEVSATPYTDSRSTSSGTSDMSDYIETLSLSSHSSSDTPDNLRLGGRQVATTLRPRSGKEYYKIDRSILVEQGRTLTGPTSNYANITPVLEKSESPSPGYMSSSSYDQPQPVRDHFLFPEQA, from the exons ATGCACATACAAAATCGTCGCTTCTGTATTACCACTGGAGTACCGCCAAGGCTCGCTGGGGTTTGGGAAATTGCACATCTTCGTCGTTATGGGGTCGTTGAGGGAAGATTTTGTTTTGAGGGAGGCTCAAGATGCGGCCGTGGAGAAGGCCTGCACGTTCTTGTTACAGATCAAGGAGATGACATTATAAAAACCTTGCAATTGGCAGCCGAAGGAAAGCTCAGTACTCGAAAAAGACCAACTGCTCGTGAACTTGCAGCATGTGACAGTCCCAGAAGGCAATTTTCTCGATCTGAAACAAGGGTTAGTGATTCCTTTCCATCATTGCTGTATAATACAGGATCCTACGAAGGGCAGTGCGACAACTGCAAAAATGAAGGCTCGCCGTACTGGTCCTCGACTGAAAGCAGGCAGCAGACAGATTTGGACAGTGATTACGGGTGTCGGGATGCTTCCATATCAGAATTACATGATCAACCAGGAGAGTGGCACAGCTGCTCAATTGTCCAAGGAAATAATTCAATGCTTGAAAGATGCTCCAGCTGTATCAGCAAATTGGGAACACTTTCCAAGTCATCTACATCGGGCACAACTTCGACAATGACTCACTCTAGTAGTCCTGCTCCACTTGGGGGTTGTCAGCAACCACTTCGAGCGTTTGACAGACTGTCGCTCTCTTCCTATAGCAGCAGTAGTCATGAAAGTGATTACTCGGTGTCCCAACAGGCAGAGTGTCATTGCGTGTCTAGTAAAGTTTTCCAAACTCAAAACCCGCAGAACTTTGCTCCTAAGCAGTTAGTCTCTCCTCCCAGACCGCCGAAGCCACATTCTTCGTGTGTTAGAAAAGCTAAGAAGCCTCCGATGCCACTTCCACAACCAGAATATCCTTGTTCTTGCTCAACAAAGCCACCAGCAGTTCAAAACAACATAGCCAATACAACTGGGCCATATGAAAACTATGATGTTCCAAAAACAATAATTCGCCACGCATTGTCTATGGAACGAACTTCATCCACTGATCAGTATTACGATACGCCTAGAAAAATCAAGGAAATTCTTGCGTTGCCAAAAATGTATGCAAATTACGACACTCCGCTTGTGCCACAAGCAGTTGCTTTACAACAGTGTGGCTGTCCTACCAAGCTGACTTCTCAATCCCCGCGTACATCCGCTTGTCCATGTCACAACGTAATGAGCTGGGCTGGTTTTGTTTTACCCTACTGTCGTCGAGGGGCAGGCATTGTGTTAGATGCCGTGCATCCAGTACGGCTGTCTGGTGAAGGGAAGATGCCGGTTGTGAACGCCAATGGAGAAATAGCGGTTTATGCAACAAGTGACAAAAGTACTGAAGATGATCATGGTCCTGAAACTGCTAAAGAAAAGTGTGGCTGTCAGAGTGAAAGTACCGGAGTTGATAACAATTATGCAAACATTGAACCGGTAATAGATACGCAACCAGAATCAAAGCAGATAAATTATGCAAATATTGATTTTACCCAATCTTTAGAACACTATGAAAACAGCAAGGATGTTTTAGCCAAAGCAGGAATATCACGAGATGAGGCAGCCAAGTTTTCCGAAGAGTTGAAGGAATCTGAAGCTTCCGAggtaaatgaaaatacaaagtTCTGCACCAAATGTGGGCATGCAAAAGATGGAGAGAATGATTACTTGATGATGAACCCAGAGAAAGAAATGCCGAAGAAGCCGTACCCTGGGTACTTAGCGATGCAACCGGCCCACAACGCTTGTTCCAAAGAAGTTTTATCCAGAATTTGCAGCACCGGAAAGAGCAGTAGTAATCCAACTTTGACTGGATCCCAATTAATAGAAGGAAGCAAAAAAAGATCTGAATCTGAATATCGAGTACCTGGATCAGCGATGTTATCTAGTCCCTACCTCAGGCGCCGACTCTTGGACTCCGCAAATAGCACAGAGGCTTCTGGTAATATTGGTCTACTAGCAAGGAAGAGATCATATTCTGCAGAATCTGCACATTATACGAATGACGAAAAACTTACTTTGTTCCCTTCAAATCTGACAATTCACAAGTGTTCCAGCGAGGCTGATAAAGAGTTACTGATGAATAAAGATAGACGAACTTTGTGCGTAGATTCAGAGTCGAAACCTTATCACGACAGCGAGGAGACTTCCGCGTCATCTCCTCAGCCGtgttcaataaaaattcgacGCTCATCTTCTGTACCATCAAAGACGGGACATAACCGCGACTCTTCGAGCAGCAACGACTCTGGCGTATCGACTGGCTCTCTGAGTCACAGAGGAACTGAATTTGGGGAATTCGAACTACCCATAATTACTACTACTTCAGCAAGAAGACATTTGATATCAATATCCCACAAAAGTACCCCTCCAGTCTGCTTCCATAACAGTCTACcaagaaaatcaaaatccaGTGACCCACTTCGCGAGCTTtcctttcaatttcaaaaactaaaaatacCAACGAAATCTTCATCTGCCGAAGGAGACATACCTGCCTGTGTTCCCAAAGGCACAAAAGGTTTCAGTAGCCCAGGCGAAGTATCCGCTACACCGTACACAGATTCTCGAAGTACAAGCAGCGGTACATCCGATATGTCTGATTACATCGAAACATTATCTTTGTCCTCGCATTCATCATCAGATACCCCAGACAATCTTAG ATTGGGTGGACGTCAGGTGGCCACAACTCTTCGGCCGCGTAGCGGAAaggaatattataaaatagatCGGAGCATCTTGGTGGAACAAGGCCGTACATTGACAGGGCCAACTTCCAACTATGCCAATATTACACCTGTCCTTGAAAAAAGTGAATCTCCGTCACCGGGATATATGAGCAGCTCGTCATACGATCAGCCGCAACCAGTGCGTGATCACTTTCTCTTTCCTGAG CAGGCCTGA